The genomic segment CAAGAGCAACTTTACTTCATGACACTACTAAGCTCGCACCCTTTCTTCTCCACCATATGTACCAGCAGTCTTTTGGTATCAGATTAACTCAGTGCATCAGACTACACAGTCGACAAACCTGCATACCTTTTCTCCATGTTAATTTGCCACttaaattcatggcagatggaaacaccagcagaagcagcagaaagtGCATTCTGTGTAATGAATCAACGTCTTCTTTTGTTGAGGTTCAATAGTGAAACCTGGCTACAatttccattgtcatattgctaGAATCgtcactcaatttttttttccaggtgtgCTTCCATGCTCTTAACATCCCTCTGTCATTCAAGatccaaaccagtggttcacgcccatctctattTCCAAGTAAAGATGCACAGGGCTGGACTATTTCATGATCAAATATTCTGGATTACATCTGATTTTTATTCTGGCTGCATAGCCTGTTTTATTGCTAGACTgcatgttttaatgtttgttgTATATGCCAGGGGATATTATATTTGTGAACTTTTTGCTGAAGAAAGGATTAAGTTTTAAAACCTGGATTCATGAAGTAgggagtaagaaaaaaaatcagggaggGAGCATGAGACTTGGAGGCACTGCATCCTCCTTCACATTTCATTTGTGTTCTTCCTGCTGTTTCTTAAGATCAATCACATCTTTATTAACTGTTTGCAACAAAAAAACCTATCTGTAATTATtgttaatgtaaaatatttttgctatgtttttgtgttcgtttttaaatttataaaaaaatgaattgcatttttgtttgcttttattttggtaTAAGAGAGCTGGATGATGGTTAAGGAAAATTGGGCAAGTATGAACATTCCTCAAAAATGAAAAGAGTGTGTGATCATGATAGTGAAAATTTTGAAACTGGTATTAATTTAAAGTAACCAATTATCTCCTTCACACTGTCCTCAGATACTGCAGCACCTCTTCCATTTTCATCTACTGCATTAACAAAAAGAAATGGGCACACACTGAAACCTAGCTACAATCAGCCACTAAGCACTGAGGAGTGTTACCTACTATTACTTATGAGATTTATGAGGTTTGTATTGttaatgaactttttaaaaagtgttgtcaTGTTTTTCACTCATGAAGACATACACATTGCAACACTAGAGACATTGTTACATTTTAGTAAGGATGATTGTGGATGCATGCCATAATACTGTATGTAGGATAAAAACTAAGAGATATAGCATAATTTGGTCTTTACACTAATTCCTGCATCATCTGGCTCATGCCAATACCACTTATCTCTCACATTCAGGTGCACTTAAAATAATTAAGCATTATTACTGATGCTCTTAATAAATGAAATACACCTTACAGCCCTATCCTCTAGCTTTATTAGTAGATGGAACGTACTTAAAACAGGGAACAGTGAATACATATATAATGCATAACCCTATTGGATAAAAGACAGCAGCTTTCATCCACCCATACTGGTTGGAGATAATGGAAGGTGTAGTCCAACACACCTCAAGTATTCCAggcccaggaagacaagagataTAGACAAGGACATGCACCCATATTCTGTTATGGCTGGACAGAGAAGACCTTTTAGTTTTTAGAAGGTACTGACAACTCCAGCACACCAAACATGCAAAAAGCCTAAGGTTCTTGCTGACCTCAGTAGTGAAAGGCTCCCCAGAGTCACAGAGATGGAAAATCTCTTTTTCCTGAGCTTTTCAAGAGATCTTGCCTGCTCATCAGAGGAGAAAATACTGAGACGGGGAAAACCAATATTTTGAGTAAGTAAAAAGCTGGTTCATATTTTTATATAGGCAAAACATGGTGGTCCCAGTTCCTGTAATCCTTTATCCTCAGCTATACTGGCTGTGGCTCCTGGAAGTCCAAAACATGAGGAAGGCGATAGGTTCCCCACCTCTAATTAGTTATTATCAGCTTGCATCAACTCCCCACCCATCAAACACAAATGATATTAGGTTGCACATTATTTTACTGTAGTCCTAATCTGATCCTGATTAGGACTACAAAATTCTTGTAAgtaaaacatatactgtatgcatatTTTTAGGAACTATTACATTATGATAATATAACTTAAAATCCTCAAATATACCCTTGCAAAACCTGATGACATACTAATCTGATGTAAATGGAACTTTGcaaagggtgtgtgttttttaaataaaaataccaaaTGATCTTAGGTTTCCACATTGAAGGTGTCACTTCGATAACTAAACATCTCTCAAGAGGAGAGCATCTGAATATTATTTTAAGACTATTTGAGGATCAGAAATATACTTCAGAAACACAGACTAAAATTGTTTCAGGAGTCTCTACCCCATTCTTGCGAACAAGATAGCTCCTCGTAATAATTCAGTACCTATGCCAGCAGAACAATGAGATTTGATTGCAAAAGTGTAAACTGGGTGCAGAAGAAAGCCCTCAGAACCAATACTCCCAAGAACACCAGCACTTAACTCAGCAGGATCCAAAATGCAATGTCCTCCACAAAGCAGCCTGCATCCCGCTCTTACGGAAGTGACTGGAGAACAGCATTACAATGCTCATACAGCTACAATATCTCCATTCTCGCAGAGTTAATGAATACCAAATCATGCCACTGTAATAAGCAGAAGAGAACATACACTTCAAAAGGGGGCAGCTAATGGCACAGAATTCCATGAGACTTACTCCAGGTAAAAGCAACCTTAATTGTCTAAAATCCAAATATTGTTCCTAAGGATGGATTTCAGATGGATTGAGGCAAATAGCCCAAGATACGAAGACCGGAGTACAGTTAACACAAAACTAGAATACAGGCATGTCATTCTGTTCTTAGGATACATCAATCAAAGCACACAAGTTCATAAATGACTCTTGAAGTCGCCACTAGACGTCCTCAGATAGCTTGGAATATTTACATCCATAtagaatttgttttaaatttattattcaCAAAGAGCTGCCACAATATCATTACTCTTCACATCCTTAAGAGCcaacagtaattaaaaaaaaattatgaaaagactgtcacttttgaaaaaaaagtatcgcatatctcagctgccttttttTCAGTGAAGTATATCACATACTGTAATTTACAGTTTGATTTTATGCTTGTAAAATAAGGCTCAGTTATTCTCCAATAAAAGCAGAATTGCTCTTTCAACCAACATTTGCTTCTTATCACAATTATTAGGCATGTGATAGCCAAGCAGTGTCTGTCACCTCTGTTGCTTTCACCTAGCATTCTGATTCATCAGTATCTCAGCTCTCACACACAGAATTATCAGCAGTCTGCTTGCAGACAGAACTCTCTCAGACCCCCTTCTTTCTGAAACATCCTAGGAAATTACttccatcatcccaaagcccAAGATCTAGGTAGGCCACATCTAAGGTCTCTcccaggaagtttttttttcattcattaatCATATATTGTGCAGAAAGGAACTTCAGAATACAATGCAAAGcttgctaatttaaaaaaatgtttgtttctaaACAAGAGGGCATAAGCCTCAAACCAACTCTCTTGAAGTAACTGTAGTAACAAGTAACTACAAGTACTGGCAAGTACTAGGACATCATTTCACAAAACCAGGCTCCTCCAACAAACTGGAAGTCGGAGTCTCTCTCTTTCTAgtcaaataaaagcaaatgttttCTTATCTGTTCACACCGCAAAGAATGAGGGGTATCTCCAAACTTTAGTAAGAAATAAAGTTTTTCCATCATGGCACAGTAAGGATAAGAGATTTTACTATAGGCTGTATCAGCAGACATATACTGAGAGAGCACTTTGCCAAGGTGTGTATTTTCTACAGCGAAGCTGCCATTATGGACACTCCTTTTTTTACAATGGTCTGGCATCATTATGCCAGAAATAGCATTATGCCTATATAAAATTGTTTCCGTTTCTTTATACAGAGGGCATAATTGAAATAGGTGTACCTGTATCTACATACAGCAATCTCCAAATTTCTTAAACAGTAAAAAGTTGTAAGACTGGTGAAAACTTAAAATTTATTTCAATTATACTTAGTTTTTCAAGCTGGTCATAGTTAATGAAAGCAatttatgaatgtgtgtgtgtgcttgccaCCACACATGTGAATTAGCATAACCACCAAAGGTATTCATTAAATGAAAATTCCTAAATTTTGCATTAGGGAAGATAACACTGTAAAAATAACCTTCCATACTTCCTTGGCTGctgtctgaagaaaacacaggcaACATCTTTATGATAATCAACTTCACAACTAAAGTTTTTCAAAGCAGAGCCTGATCAGTATGTGCAAATCCCCAAAAAATGAAGTCATTGTAAAATGAGCATCTTTTATTGATACTTCACATTTAAACCTTTATACAAAAGTCCAGTCCACTGAATTTTGCTTCAGTGAATATCCCTCCAATCTCCCCCCTACCCCACCCGTCTCATCATTGTGCAAGTCCTTCATGATTGATCACTGTCACAAGATGTATGTAAAGATATGGATACATACTGTATTACGTGCTTTgcatttttgaaggaaaaaaagaggccttacaaatactcactgactctgtgtatgtgtgtgtttaaattatTGATCAGTCAGCAATGCAGAAACATGGATACATGTGATCCTCAAGTCTTCTGAGGACCAAAACCATCATTCCAAACACTATGTCCCTAAGAAAATGGCCTATgttacacacacactctcccctTCTCAATCTGTCTTTGTTTCAAGCAAGCAAAACTGCCTGAAAAGTTTCCAGTTGTTCTCTCCACTTTCCACAGAACCAATATAGGCAATTCACAATCTTGGTTTCCTGAGCAAGGTTTTGCTAAGATCCTTAACCTCTTCTGGGCTGTTGACTTTTTCATAACCTAGAATGGCCATGGGCTGATGACAGTATTCCTCAACTTGCTTAATTTGCTGAAAGCTCAGAGCTGTCCTCCAAGCATTCACAGCCTGGCTAGCATTCCTGGCTGAGACCACAAAGGGTTTCGAAGAATACCCAGGACCACTGGTCATGTTGAGAGCAAACTTCTCCATCTCTGGGCTCACCACCAGATTTACAAATCCATAGACTTGCCGCAAAGTCTTGATAGGGTCCACTACCAGGTCCTCGTAGCGGACAGCCATGTAATTACCCTTCAGCCAGTCTGGTGGACGCAAAGCAGTCTGTAAGGTCTTTGCCATGCTCCCACAGATCACTTCCATGGCACCTAAGGCATGATAGTCTGATCCGCCACCCCCTTCCTTCTTGCTGTTGAGCTTGTGGCCAGCATCTAGGAAGGGCATGCGATGGATACGGGGGTCCCTGCTTCTCACAACCTGTAGGCTTTCGCGGATGAGCCCATGGCGGGATTTGATCCGGGAGCTAGCCACTGCTCGAGGGTCCCGGACCAGATGGATGACTTTAAGAGCCAAGGATGGGTCTTGCATGAGGGGTGCCAAAACTCCAATGTCAAAGACCCGCACCCCTTTGATGACTAGGGTGTGGTACTTGAGGCACTCTTCCTGGAAGAGACTGAGCTGTTGCGGGGGGCACTTCTTGCACACCTTGTCATCCACCATGCCCACAACATCCTTGCGGTAAGCTGAACAAAGCGGTGAGGAGCAGATGACCTTGTTGGTGGCTGCCCCAAAGATGCCCAAGGTGGTGAGGTTCTTCCCAGCCCCTGCCGtgctgtagagctggaagacaGAGAGGTCACAGCGGTAAAGGGAACTCAACATATCCCGAGCTGCACCCTGCAGAGAGACAGCGTCCCCCGGGTACAACTTCTGCCATACATGCCACACAGGCTCATAGAGAAAAAAGACTTCAGGGTTCTGGTTGAAGAGCTCTCCAAAGAAGGACGACCCCGAACGCCAGGTGGTGAAAACGTAGACCAGCTGCCGTTTGCGGGCAAGGGGCACTGGGGGGCCATAGAGAGCCCGGGTGTCCGATCGGGACTGATAGGCATAATAAGGCAGCTGTTGCGGGTACGGAGTGCGCCGGGCAGGCAAGGGTTCACTGCACTGCTGCGGCCCCTTATGCCACTTGTAGTCCAGCAAGTTGAGCATGGTGAGGAGCAGAAGGAGCACATAGCCCAAGCAGAGCACCAGCGCCTTCCTGCGGAAAACCTTCATCCCTGCAGGCTAGAGCCAGGGCAGGAGACCACCAGCCCCACCAACCCTTGCACATCACAGGCCAACGTTCTTGCTCGAAGCTGATCTGCCAGGATGAGTCCAGACAGCCCAGAACTCCCCGCCAAAGGCAGAAGACATCTTCTCGGCTCTCCTGAAGTCCAGCCGTCCTTCTGGGCAGCTCCTGGGCGCTGGTCTCGAGGATGCCCCGTGTGCCCTGCTGAACATGGGTTCCTCCTGCTGCAGTTTTCCTtaagctcagaaaaaaaaacttgcttaaCGTCCTCTCGCTTTCCCAGTTCCACGCCTTTCCCTCCCGAGAAAGACAGAAGCGGCACTCCAGCGCCAGCAAATGCCAGCCGGGGAAGCGGGCAAGGAG from the Pogona vitticeps strain Pit_001003342236 chromosome 3, PviZW2.1, whole genome shotgun sequence genome contains:
- the CHST2 gene encoding carbohydrate sulfotransferase 2, with the protein product MKVFRRKALVLCLGYVLLLLLTMLNLLDYKWHKGPQQCSEPLPARRTPYPQQLPYYAYQSRSDTRALYGPPVPLARKRQLVYVFTTWRSGSSFFGELFNQNPEVFFLYEPVWHVWQKLYPGDAVSLQGAARDMLSSLYRCDLSVFQLYSTAGAGKNLTTLGIFGAATNKVICSSPLCSAYRKDVVGMVDDKVCKKCPPQQLSLFQEECLKYHTLVIKGVRVFDIGVLAPLMQDPSLALKVIHLVRDPRAVASSRIKSRHGLIRESLQVVRSRDPRIHRMPFLDAGHKLNSKKEGGGGSDYHALGAMEVICGSMAKTLQTALRPPDWLKGNYMAVRYEDLVVDPIKTLRQVYGFVNLVVSPEMEKFALNMTSGPGYSSKPFVVSARNASQAVNAWRTALSFQQIKQVEEYCHQPMAILGYEKVNSPEEVKDLSKTLLRKPRL